From the Flavobacteriales bacterium genome, the window CATCTTTAACACCGATAGCAGCACATTCTTTAACCGACTCATGCTGACTTATACATTGTTCTATTTCTAGCGATGAAATCCATTCACCGCCACTTTTAATCATATCCTTAATTCTGTCTGTGATTTGCAAATAGCCTTCTTCGTCAATGTGTCCAACATCACCGCTATGTAGCCATCCGTTCTTCCAAAGTTCTTTTGTGCGTTCCGAATCCTCGTGATAGGACTTCGTCATCCAAGGAGAGCGCATTATTACTTCGCCAACAGATTTTCCATCATGAGGCAGAAAATTACCTTCAGTATCCAATACTTCAACACGTGCCATTGCAACTGGTCTACCTGTTTTAAGGATGATATTCATTCTTTCATCATCACTCCAATTATCCATGTGGCCTTTAGGCTGTGCAAGAACCATAACCGGACCTGTTTCCGACATGCCATAACTGCTGTGTAACGTTATACCTCTACGATGAGCTTCTTCTGCTAAGCTTTTTGGAAGTTGGGCACCACCCATTATTACTTTCCAATTAGAAAGGTCAACTTCTTTTGAGTAAGGATGACTTAATATCATTTGTAATAAGGTAGGTACACAATGTGAAAGTGTTACACCTTCCTTTTTAATAAGTTTTAAAATTGATTCAGGATCGTATTTTCCAGGGTATACTTGTTTGGCTCCAATAAAGGTTGCTATGTATGGGAATCCCCATGCATGTACATGGAACATTGAAGTAAGTGGCATGTAAGTATCCTCACTAGTAAACGAGATAATAGATTTAAAAGAGGAGAGAGAAAGTGCTATGCTCATTGTGTGCATTACCAACTGTCGATGTGAAAAATAAACACCCTTAGGATTTCCAGTTGTGCCAGTCGTATAAAATGTTGTAGCCTTCTTGTTTTCATCATAATCCTTGAAATTATAAGGAGAGAAAGACGTATTGAAAATGTCACTCATGCTAAGCGAAAGTTTCAGTGTGGTTTTTTTATGGCCGTTTTCGGAAATTGGAATAATGTTTTTAATATATAGTAAATCATCTATTAAGGATTCAATTAAAGAGAAGAAATCCGCATTAACAATTAGAGTACTCGCCTTTGTATGATTAATTGTATACTTAATTTGGTCTGCAGATAAGCGCCAGTTAATGGTTTGTAAAACGGATCCCATCATTGGAATGGCAAAGAAACACGTAAGATACCAGGAACTGTCATAATCAATTACGGCAACGGTATCGTCTTTGTTTACGCCTAAATTAGAAAGAGCATGTGCCAGTTTATGCACATTGGTATTAAATTCCGGATAGCCCGTTTCATGGTCATCTCCGTACACAATTTTCTCTCTCGACATGTTGCCAATCGACGTGTCGAATAATTGCTTAATAATTAATGGGTAATTGTGGTTTTCTCCTAGTCCAAACGACGTGTCCATATTGATCTGCCTTCCTTTGTTAATGGGCAACAAAGTAAATTACTTATTTCTTAAATGTTGTAATTAAAGGCTAAATTTATTCTATGAAAAAGATTGTAGGTGAATTGATAGACGGTTATAAAGATAAACCGATTGTGTTGGATGTTTTCTTTGAAGAAACCAATAAATCTAAACCAATTGTAATTTTTTCGCATGGTTTTAAAGGATTTAAAGATTGGGGGCATTTTAATAAAGTTGCTGAAGAGTTTGCCTCTGCTGGTTTTGTTTTCGTGAAATTTAACTATTCCCATAATGGTACTACTCCCGAAAACCCAAACGATTTTGTTGACTTAGAGGCATTCGGGAACAATAACCTATTAATGGAGTTGGAGGAGCTTGGTTTGGTATTAGATCATGTATTAAGTCCAGATTATGAGTTTCGAAATGAAATTGATAAAGGAAATGTGAGTTTAATCGGGCACAGTCGTGGTGGTGGTATTGTTACTATTAAGGCTTTCGAAGATGATCGAGTGTCGAAATTGGTTTGTTGGGCTTCTGTAAGTAATTTTGATCAACGTATACCAAAGTCGTCTGGCGAAATATGGAAAAAAAACGGTGTAATGATAGTTCCTAACGCACGTACTAATGTAGATATGCCTATCTATTACCAGATGTACGAAAGTTATTATGCGAATCACAAAAGGCTCAGTGTTCCCGATGCCATGAAAAGGTTGGCTAAACCAGTATTATTAATACAAGGCTCGGAAGATGAAGCCGTTCTACAGAAAGAAGCTGAGCAATTGAAGAACTGGAATAATACAGCAAAGCTTTTAATTATAAAAGAAGCGGGACACACATTTGGCATAAGACATCCTTTTGTGCCTGAAGATTATACTATTTACGCAGAAAATGTTGTGAATGAATCTATTACATTTATCAATTCAAATTGATTAAGAGTAATCAATATTATTGGTATGACATTTGAAGGTTTTATATCATTCAATTTTGAATTAACTTTGTTGAAGATCATTTATTAAATATCATGAACGCATCATTTGACGAAGAAATAAAAGAACTATTGTCCACAGAGGAAACTCTTGTAGATGAAAGACAAATTATACTTCATAATGATAATGTGAATACTTTCGATTTTGTTATAGAGAGTCTAATGGAAGTATGTGGTCATGATATGATTCAAGCCGAACAATGCACAACCCTAGTTCATTACAAAGGTAGATGTAGCGTGAAAGTTGGTGTATTCAAAG encodes:
- a CDS encoding long-chain-fatty-acid--CoA ligase — protein: MDTSFGLGENHNYPLIIKQLFDTSIGNMSREKIVYGDDHETGYPEFNTNVHKLAHALSNLGVNKDDTVAVIDYDSSWYLTCFFAIPMMGSVLQTINWRLSADQIKYTINHTKASTLIVNADFFSLIESLIDDLLYIKNIIPISENGHKKTTLKLSLSMSDIFNTSFSPYNFKDYDENKKATTFYTTGTTGNPKGVYFSHRQLVMHTMSIALSLSSFKSIISFTSEDTYMPLTSMFHVHAWGFPYIATFIGAKQVYPGKYDPESILKLIKKEGVTLSHCVPTLLQMILSHPYSKEVDLSNWKVIMGGAQLPKSLAEEAHRRGITLHSSYGMSETGPVMVLAQPKGHMDNWSDDERMNIILKTGRPVAMARVEVLDTEGNFLPHDGKSVGEVIMRSPWMTKSYHEDSERTKELWKNGWLHSGDVGHIDEEGYLQITDRIKDMIKSGGEWISSLEIEQCISQHESVKECAAIGVKDEKWGERPVIAIHANDSNLDVSDLKSFMNKFVEKGRLSKFAVPDRFEIMESIPKTSVGKIDKKKLRTMLNKK
- a CDS encoding dienelactone hydrolase family protein, yielding MKKIVGELIDGYKDKPIVLDVFFEETNKSKPIVIFSHGFKGFKDWGHFNKVAEEFASAGFVFVKFNYSHNGTTPENPNDFVDLEAFGNNNLLMELEELGLVLDHVLSPDYEFRNEIDKGNVSLIGHSRGGGIVTIKAFEDDRVSKLVCWASVSNFDQRIPKSSGEIWKKNGVMIVPNARTNVDMPIYYQMYESYYANHKRLSVPDAMKRLAKPVLLIQGSEDEAVLQKEAEQLKNWNNTAKLLIIKEAGHTFGIRHPFVPEDYTIYAENVVNESITFINSN
- a CDS encoding ATP-dependent Clp protease adaptor ClpS yields the protein MNASFDEEIKELLSTEETLVDERQIILHNDNVNTFDFVIESLMEVCGHDMIQAEQCTTLVHYKGRCSVKVGVFKVLEPMCTALLDRGLSAEID